The sequence ATGATAAAGTAAGAGAATTTGTCAGTGAGGAAGAGTTCATCGATCTCATTATGGCGATTAACACGATAAACAGCTGGAATCGGATAGCGATCTCCACAGGAATGTATCCAGGCTGTTTTGACTGATTGGAAGAATAGTAGAGGTGACCAAGGAGGAGCGGGGGTAATGGAACAGCATAACATGGAGGAGCTCTATTTAAGCTATCAAAAGTATGCTTTCTCCATTGCCTATCGGATGGTCGGAGTTGTGGCTGACGCAGAGGATGTGGTTCAGGATTATTTTGCAGAGCTGCAGCGGCGGGACCGGACCGAGATCCTAAATATCAAGGCCTATGTAGCCAAAGGCATCACTAACCGCTGCCTGAATATGCTGCATTCGGCGCATAACCAGCGGGAGACCTACATTGGAGAATGGCTGCCGGAACCTGTAACGGATACCTATGAGGGTCCTGAAGCGATAGTGGAACGCAAGGAGACATTGTCGTATGCTTTTCTGGTGCTGCTGGAGCAATTTACACCAACTGAACGGGCCGTTTTTGTGCTGCGGGAAGTGTTTCAGTATGAATATGAGGCGATTGCGGATATGGTGGACAAGTCTGAAGCGAATTGCCGTAAAATATTCAGCCGCGCCAAGCGCAATCTGCAGCCAGTGTCTACATCGGAGCGACGAAGCTCCGTCAATGAACCGGCAAGA comes from Paenibacillus sp. 19GGS1-52 and encodes:
- a CDS encoding sigma-70 family RNA polymerase sigma factor, whose product is MEQHNMEELYLSYQKYAFSIAYRMVGVVADAEDVVQDYFAELQRRDRTEILNIKAYVAKGITNRCLNMLHSAHNQRETYIGEWLPEPVTDTYEGPEAIVERKETLSYAFLVLLEQFTPTERAVFVLREVFQYEYEAIADMVDKSEANCRKIFSRAKRNLQPVSTSERRSSVNEPARQTLLKRFTAAFAAYDVNRVLELLADHPVLIADGGGGEVHTVLRPMVGRKGVVALLTSRRVLNQLRSWESSFALINGESNIVFTQQGKVTGVLCLNLDGEHIQDLYLILDPDKLSHIII